A single window of Mycobacterium sp. ITM-2016-00318 DNA harbors:
- a CDS encoding sorbosone dehydrogenase family protein has product MPIWPPRDAVVVGLVGLATLAGCSSESAQRQSPASASSTTPAAPAPGSPNLVSAPLKVPGDLAQAPLDESRQAMIPEGWTVGVWARISKARLETWTPDGALLVSLPRAGQIVKLTPKPGAPPEQSTLLDGLDQPHGMAFAGPTLYVAESDQIDAYDYVNGAAINPRTVSADLPDAKSPELNGAYAHALKSVAVGPDGAVYFSIGSTGNISAEDRDADPPRATIMRIPPGGGVAEPFATGVRNGTGLAVAPDGSIWTAVNNRDNAPDPDGNLDIQYVNDHPPEALARLTPGRELGWPYCNPDGGPADLPFVRDMSTNEDGARMDCAALPPVEQSMGAHAAPLGLAFTTGALPAPYTDGALVGIHGSWNRQPPRAPEVSFFPWRNGTLGDQQTLMGGFQAEDGSRWGRPVAAVVGPDGAIYVSDDYAGAVYRLAPPGR; this is encoded by the coding sequence ATGCCGATCTGGCCTCCGCGTGACGCCGTCGTCGTGGGCCTCGTCGGCCTCGCCACGCTGGCCGGATGTTCGTCAGAGTCAGCTCAACGGCAGTCACCCGCGTCCGCGTCGTCGACCACACCGGCCGCGCCGGCACCCGGTTCACCGAATCTGGTGTCCGCACCGCTGAAGGTTCCCGGCGACCTGGCCCAGGCGCCGCTCGACGAATCGCGGCAGGCGATGATCCCCGAGGGCTGGACAGTCGGTGTGTGGGCGCGGATTTCGAAGGCGCGCCTGGAAACTTGGACGCCTGACGGCGCCCTGCTCGTATCGCTGCCAAGAGCCGGCCAGATCGTGAAGCTGACACCGAAACCCGGTGCGCCGCCGGAACAGTCGACGCTGCTCGATGGCCTCGACCAGCCGCACGGCATGGCGTTCGCCGGGCCGACGCTGTACGTCGCCGAAAGCGATCAGATCGACGCGTACGACTACGTCAACGGCGCGGCGATCAATCCGCGGACGGTATCTGCCGACCTGCCCGATGCCAAAAGCCCCGAACTCAACGGCGCCTACGCGCATGCGCTGAAGAGCGTCGCCGTCGGTCCCGATGGGGCCGTGTACTTCTCGATCGGGTCGACGGGCAACATCTCCGCCGAGGACCGCGACGCCGACCCACCGCGCGCGACGATCATGCGCATTCCGCCGGGCGGTGGCGTCGCCGAACCGTTCGCGACGGGTGTCCGCAACGGCACCGGCCTCGCCGTCGCCCCCGATGGTTCGATCTGGACGGCGGTCAACAACCGCGACAACGCACCCGATCCAGACGGCAACCTCGACATTCAGTATGTCAACGACCATCCACCGGAAGCGCTGGCGCGATTGACTCCCGGCCGCGAGTTAGGTTGGCCCTACTGCAATCCCGACGGCGGGCCTGCCGACCTGCCCTTCGTTCGCGACATGTCGACCAACGAGGACGGGGCGCGGATGGACTGCGCAGCGCTGCCTCCGGTGGAGCAGAGCATGGGCGCGCACGCGGCACCACTGGGCCTTGCGTTCACGACTGGGGCGCTGCCGGCACCGTACACAGATGGTGCACTTGTCGGCATCCACGGTTCGTGGAACCGACAGCCGCCGCGCGCACCGGAGGTGTCGTTCTTCCCGTGGCGCAACGGCACTCTGGGCGATCAGCAGACGTTGATGGGCGGCTTCCAAGCCGAGGACGGCTCCCGATGGGGCCGCCCGGTCGCGGCTGTCGTCGGACCGGACGGCGCCATCTACGTCAGCGACGACTACGCGGGAGCCGTTTACCGCTTGGCGCCACCTGGGCGTTAA
- a CDS encoding pirin-like bicupin family protein, translating into MTSSVDIRRGSDRGASRTEWLDSRHSFSFAGYYDPENTHHGLLLVNNDDIVAADAGFDTHPHRDMEIVTWVLEGALEHRDSMGNSGVIYPGLAQRMSAGTGVLHSEKNGSASERVHLVQMWVVPDEAGIDPGYQQVEIDDRGLTGGLMTIAAGRGDNAAVHLHNRNAALHAARIQPGQVVELPDAPFLHLFVARGAVTLEGSGPLRDGDAARFTGAGGQRVTATEPSEILVWEMHADLASA; encoded by the coding sequence ATGACGTCATCGGTAGACATCCGCCGCGGGTCCGACCGGGGCGCGAGCAGGACGGAGTGGCTCGACTCCCGACACTCGTTCTCGTTCGCCGGTTACTACGACCCGGAAAACACCCATCACGGGCTGCTGCTCGTCAACAACGACGACATCGTTGCCGCGGATGCTGGGTTTGATACGCACCCGCACCGCGACATGGAGATCGTCACCTGGGTGCTGGAGGGCGCGCTCGAGCACCGCGACTCGATGGGTAACTCGGGTGTCATCTACCCCGGTCTGGCTCAGCGCATGTCGGCAGGCACCGGCGTGCTGCACTCGGAGAAGAACGGATCGGCAAGCGAGCGAGTGCATCTCGTGCAGATGTGGGTTGTCCCCGATGAGGCGGGCATCGATCCCGGCTATCAGCAGGTCGAGATCGACGACAGGGGGTTGACCGGCGGATTGATGACGATTGCAGCTGGCCGCGGTGACAACGCCGCCGTCCACCTCCACAACAGGAACGCCGCGCTGCACGCTGCGCGGATACAGCCAGGACAGGTCGTCGAGTTGCCGGATGCGCCTTTCCTGCACCTCTTCGTGGCACGCGGCGCGGTGACGCTCGAAGGCTCCGGGCCGCTGCGCGACGGGGACGCCGCCCGCTTCACCGGCGCAGGCGGCCAGCGCGTCACCGCCACCGAACCGTCCGAGATCCTAGTGTGGGAGATGCATGCCGATCTGGCCTCCGCGTGA
- a CDS encoding sigma-70 family RNA polymerase sigma factor: MSVLAEGLESADEAAAADAFLADAQRYRRELLAHCYRMTGSIHDAEDLVQDTYLRAWKSYKGFQGKSSVRTWLYRIATNTSLTALESRQRRPLPSGLGQSASNPTGDIAEHREVTWLEPLPDSPKEDPSDPSVIVESRESVRLAFVAALQHLSARQRAVLILREVLQWKAAEVGEAIGASTAAVNSLLQRARAQLDAARPTHDGEPATPEAPEAKAQLARYIAAFEEYDMDELVKLFTEDAVFEMPPFDGWYQGPADIVSLSKNHCPAEGPGDMKFIATTANDQPAAALYMLNRDTGKHEEFQLHVLDVRPGGIAHVVAFHAGDGLFESFGLPSSL; encoded by the coding sequence GTGAGCGTGCTCGCAGAAGGCCTGGAATCCGCTGACGAGGCGGCCGCCGCGGACGCATTTCTTGCCGATGCCCAGCGGTATCGACGCGAATTGCTTGCCCACTGCTACCGGATGACCGGCTCGATCCATGACGCCGAGGACCTGGTTCAGGACACCTACCTGCGCGCGTGGAAGTCCTACAAGGGCTTCCAGGGCAAATCGTCGGTGCGGACCTGGCTGTATCGGATCGCGACGAACACCAGCCTGACCGCGTTGGAGAGCAGGCAGCGGCGCCCGCTTCCTTCTGGGCTCGGCCAGTCGGCATCGAACCCGACGGGCGACATCGCCGAGCACCGCGAGGTCACCTGGTTGGAGCCCCTGCCCGATTCCCCGAAAGAGGACCCGTCGGACCCGTCGGTGATCGTCGAGTCCCGCGAGTCGGTGCGGCTGGCGTTCGTGGCGGCGCTTCAGCACCTGTCGGCGCGGCAGCGGGCGGTGCTGATACTTCGCGAGGTTCTCCAGTGGAAGGCGGCCGAGGTGGGTGAAGCCATCGGCGCGTCGACGGCCGCGGTCAACAGCTTGCTGCAGCGCGCGAGGGCCCAGCTCGATGCGGCCCGGCCGACTCACGACGGCGAGCCGGCAACTCCCGAAGCACCGGAAGCCAAGGCCCAACTCGCGCGCTACATCGCGGCGTTCGAGGAATACGACATGGACGAGCTGGTGAAGCTGTTCACCGAGGACGCCGTGTTCGAGATGCCGCCGTTCGACGGCTGGTATCAGGGCCCCGCCGACATCGTCTCGTTGTCGAAGAATCACTGCCCCGCCGAGGGTCCCGGTGACATGAAGTTCATCGCGACCACCGCCAACGACCAGCCCGCCGCGGCGCTGTACATGCTCAACCGTGACACCGGTAAGCACGAGGAGTTTCAGCTTCACGTGCTCGACGTCCGGCCAGGCGGTATCGCCCATGTCGTGGCGTTTCATGCTGGCGATGGGTTGTTCGAAAGCTTCGGGCTGCCTTCGTCTCTCTAG
- a CDS encoding alpha/beta hydrolase gives MAICRHERSFEGVGGVHIVYDVWEPEEEDPRGVVVLCHGYAEHARRYDHVAKRLGESGLAVYALDLRGHGRSGGKRVYLKDISEYIEDFHTLVGIAAAEYPELKRVVLGHSMGGGVVFAYGVEHPDDYAAMVLSGPAVDAQDDVSPVMKFLANTLGRIAPGLPVEQLPADAVSRDPAVVAAYENDPLVHHGKLPAGIGRALIGVGENMPQRAPALTAPLLVVHGEQDKLIPVMGSKRLMEFVGSKDAELKVYPELYHEVFNEPEQATVLNDVASWIEARL, from the coding sequence ATGGCCATCTGCCGACACGAACGGTCCTTCGAAGGGGTCGGTGGCGTCCACATCGTCTACGACGTGTGGGAGCCCGAGGAAGAGGACCCGCGCGGCGTCGTGGTGCTCTGTCACGGCTACGCCGAGCACGCCCGCCGCTACGATCACGTGGCCAAGCGGCTCGGCGAGTCGGGGCTGGCGGTCTACGCCCTCGACCTGCGCGGGCACGGCCGCTCCGGCGGCAAGCGCGTCTACCTCAAGGACATCTCCGAGTACATCGAGGACTTCCACACTCTGGTCGGCATCGCGGCCGCCGAGTACCCGGAGCTCAAGCGTGTCGTGCTTGGCCACAGCATGGGTGGTGGCGTCGTATTCGCCTACGGCGTCGAACACCCCGACGACTACGCGGCGATGGTGTTGTCCGGTCCGGCGGTCGACGCCCAGGACGACGTGTCGCCGGTGATGAAGTTCCTCGCCAACACGCTCGGCAGAATCGCGCCGGGCCTGCCCGTCGAACAACTGCCCGCCGACGCGGTGTCCCGCGACCCCGCCGTCGTCGCCGCCTACGAGAACGACCCGTTGGTGCATCACGGCAAGCTGCCCGCAGGCATCGGCCGCGCGCTCATCGGGGTCGGCGAAAACATGCCCCAACGGGCCCCCGCGCTGACCGCGCCGCTGCTCGTCGTGCACGGCGAACAGGACAAGCTGATCCCCGTCATGGGCAGCAAGCGACTGATGGAGTTCGTCGGGTCGAAGGACGCGGAGCTGAAGGTCTACCCGGAGCTCTACCACGAGGTGTTCAACGAACCCGAGCAGGCGACGGTGCTGAACGATGTCGCATCGTGGATCGAGGCGAGGCTTTGA
- a CDS encoding DUF2786 domain-containing protein: MTDDKMLARIAALLRQAEGTDNAHEAEAFMSAAQRLATATSIDLAVARSHSTERTKAQTPVQRTITIGNAGTRGLRTYVQLFTVIAHANDVKCDIASNSTFVYAYGFAEDIDASHALYASLVMQMVRASEAYISSGAHKPTPTITARINFQLAFGARIGQRLAEAREQARREATRGRRREPGTAIALRDKDLELKDFYRETSEARGTWRATSATAGYSSSARRAGDRAGKRARLGNSAEINGARTALNR; this comes from the coding sequence ATGACTGACGACAAGATGCTCGCCCGCATCGCCGCGCTGCTGCGCCAGGCCGAGGGCACCGACAACGCGCACGAAGCCGAGGCCTTCATGTCCGCTGCACAGCGCCTTGCGACGGCGACGTCGATCGACCTCGCCGTCGCCCGTTCGCATTCCACCGAACGCACAAAGGCGCAGACGCCGGTGCAGCGCACCATCACCATCGGCAATGCGGGCACGCGCGGGCTGCGTACCTATGTGCAGCTCTTCACCGTGATCGCCCATGCCAATGACGTGAAGTGCGACATCGCGTCGAACTCGACGTTCGTCTACGCCTACGGGTTCGCCGAGGACATCGATGCCAGCCACGCGCTCTACGCCAGCCTGGTCATGCAGATGGTCAGGGCGTCGGAGGCCTACATCTCCTCCGGAGCGCATAAGCCAACGCCGACCATCACCGCGCGCATCAACTTTCAGTTGGCCTTCGGCGCCCGCATCGGCCAGCGGCTGGCGGAGGCCCGGGAGCAGGCCCGCCGCGAAGCGACCAGGGGCAGGCGGCGCGAACCAGGTACCGCGATCGCGTTGCGCGACAAGGATCTCGAGCTCAAGGACTTCTACCGCGAGACGTCCGAGGCGCGCGGCACCTGGCGGGCCACCAGCGCGACCGCAGGCTATTCGTCCTCGGCGCGACGGGCCGGCGACCGCGCGGGTAAACGAGCCCGCCTCGGTAACAGCGCGGAGATCAACGGCGCGCGTACCGCGCTGAACCGGTGA
- a CDS encoding TIGR04338 family metallohydrolase has product MSARDTQRAKVYAAEDFVRTLFDRAGEHGNRAIEFFGTNLTLPPEARFASVDSVQRYVDDVLALGPVREHWPDVAHLSVRPRRGLTAAHYERDDDGAAIAVPERRTTWALRELVVLHEIAHHLCDADPPHGAEFVATFCELAEAVMGPEVGHVLRVVYAKEGVQ; this is encoded by the coding sequence GTGAGCGCCCGCGACACGCAGCGCGCCAAGGTCTACGCCGCAGAGGACTTCGTCCGAACCTTGTTCGACCGCGCGGGCGAACACGGCAACCGCGCAATCGAGTTCTTCGGCACCAATCTCACCCTGCCGCCGGAAGCCCGGTTCGCGTCGGTGGACTCCGTGCAGCGCTACGTCGACGACGTGCTCGCGCTCGGGCCCGTTCGCGAGCATTGGCCGGACGTCGCGCATCTGTCCGTCCGGCCGCGGCGAGGGCTCACCGCCGCGCACTACGAACGCGACGACGACGGCGCCGCGATAGCGGTGCCCGAGCGACGCACGACGTGGGCGTTGCGGGAACTCGTCGTCCTGCACGAGATTGCCCATCATCTCTGTGACGCCGACCCGCCGCACGGGGCTGAGTTCGTCGCGACGTTCTGCGAACTCGCCGAGGCGGTGATGGGCCCGGAGGTCGGCCACGTGCTGCGGGTCGTCTACGCCAAGGAAGGTGTGCAGTAG
- a CDS encoding O-methyltransferase: protein MTEGAAAPRVGEPDPKALDELFTRVLHTEDAALRAARKSAAAAEMPAIEVSAQHGRLLQLIARMSHAKRVLEIGTLAGYSTINLARGVGADGRVVTLEFEPRHAEVARRNFEEAGVADRIEVIVGTALDTLPQLAERGESFDMFFIDADKENNVAYVEWAVKLGHPGSIIVVDNIARMGRVLHPADDDRQAKAIRDMFEMIGESPHLDAAAIQTVGTKNWDGFAVALIT from the coding sequence GTGACCGAAGGTGCTGCCGCTCCTCGCGTGGGCGAGCCGGACCCCAAGGCCCTCGACGAGTTGTTCACCAGGGTGCTGCACACCGAGGACGCCGCACTGCGTGCCGCGCGGAAATCGGCTGCGGCGGCGGAGATGCCTGCAATCGAGGTGTCGGCTCAACACGGCAGGCTGCTGCAACTGATAGCGCGGATGTCCCATGCCAAGCGCGTGCTGGAGATCGGCACGCTGGCCGGCTACAGCACCATCAACCTGGCCCGCGGTGTCGGCGCCGACGGTCGCGTCGTCACCCTCGAGTTCGAGCCACGGCACGCCGAGGTGGCGCGCAGGAACTTCGAAGAAGCCGGTGTCGCCGACCGCATCGAGGTCATCGTCGGCACCGCGTTGGACACGCTGCCGCAACTGGCCGAGCGCGGCGAGAGCTTCGACATGTTCTTCATCGACGCCGACAAGGAGAACAACGTCGCCTACGTCGAGTGGGCCGTCAAGCTGGGCCATCCCGGCTCGATCATCGTGGTGGACAACATCGCCCGGATGGGGCGCGTGCTGCACCCGGCGGACGACGACCGTCAGGCCAAGGCCATTCGCGACATGTTCGAGATGATCGGCGAAAGCCCGCATCTGGACGCCGCGGCGATTCAGACCGTCGGCACCAAGAACTGGGACGGTTTCGCGGTCGCGCTGATCACCTGA
- the malQ gene encoding 4-alpha-glucanotransferase, whose protein sequence is MPPKPIPDDLRRLAAAHGVATAYRNERREPVQVDADVVIRVLGLLDVEAATEADRTAELTKLAHRDRAGVIAPTIAIRVDGRPHPLPGASSLVSEDGTEMAVRDSLPADLSPGWYRLHTQDGQEATLVAAPPTVPISPATWGWMLQLYALRSSRSWGIGDLGDLREFVNWTAAEHGAGAVLLNPLHAPGPTHPVQPSPYTPSSRRFANPLALRIEDVDAYRRADPDTRAEVDALRVSAATGRIDHDLVWAAKRDALELLWRADGRPDPLADHAASDGLRDWATYCALAERHGGRWSRWPEALRDVGGSAVTSARRELKPRLAFHAWVQLQCAQQLTAVRAGAHAAGMSLGVLHDLAVGVDADGADAWALADVLASGVSVGAPPDNFTPRGQDWGLPPWRPDRLAATGYAALRDMLRAVLAHADGLRIDHVAGLWRLWWIPPGDSPDRGTYVHYDADTMLAVLALEAHRAGATVVGEDLGTVEPEVTEALADNEMLGCAVAWFTRDESAPGEPLLPPAKWPSRAAASLSTHDLPTAAGFLRGEHVRARADLGILDDVPAEQANADKERAEWLALLRSEGLLPESDGGAESDERAIIAAMHRLLASAPSRLKLVSPYDVLAETRQPNLPGTIDEYPNWRLPLPVTLEELKADPRVADITAAFR, encoded by the coding sequence GTGCCACCGAAACCGATTCCCGATGACCTGCGCCGGTTGGCTGCAGCCCATGGAGTAGCCACCGCGTACCGCAATGAGCGCCGTGAACCGGTCCAGGTCGACGCCGATGTCGTGATCCGGGTGCTTGGACTGCTCGACGTCGAAGCGGCAACTGAAGCCGACCGCACAGCGGAGCTGACCAAGCTGGCGCACCGGGACCGCGCGGGCGTGATCGCACCGACGATCGCCATTCGGGTGGACGGGCGTCCTCACCCGCTGCCTGGCGCCTCGTCGCTGGTGAGCGAGGACGGTACGGAAATGGCGGTGCGCGATTCGCTGCCCGCTGACCTTTCGCCGGGCTGGTATCGGCTGCACACCCAGGACGGGCAGGAGGCGACCCTCGTCGCCGCGCCTCCAACGGTTCCGATCTCACCGGCGACGTGGGGCTGGATGCTGCAGCTCTATGCGCTGCGCTCATCTCGCTCGTGGGGCATCGGCGACCTCGGCGATCTTCGGGAATTCGTGAACTGGACCGCAGCCGAGCACGGTGCGGGAGCCGTCCTGCTGAATCCGCTTCACGCACCGGGACCCACCCACCCTGTGCAGCCGTCGCCCTACACGCCGTCGAGCCGTCGCTTCGCCAATCCGCTGGCGCTGCGCATCGAGGACGTCGACGCCTATCGCCGAGCCGATCCGGACACCCGCGCAGAGGTGGACGCCCTGCGGGTGTCGGCGGCCACAGGTCGCATCGACCACGACCTCGTCTGGGCAGCCAAACGCGATGCGCTGGAACTGTTGTGGCGTGCCGACGGCAGGCCCGATCCCTTGGCTGATCACGCGGCGTCGGACGGGTTACGGGACTGGGCGACCTACTGCGCGCTGGCCGAGCGGCACGGCGGCCGTTGGTCGCGGTGGCCCGAAGCGCTGCGCGACGTCGGTGGCTCGGCGGTGACCTCGGCGCGTCGGGAATTGAAGCCACGCCTGGCTTTTCACGCGTGGGTACAGCTGCAGTGCGCCCAGCAGCTGACCGCCGTCCGAGCCGGCGCGCACGCCGCGGGCATGTCGCTGGGGGTGCTGCACGACCTCGCGGTGGGCGTCGACGCCGACGGCGCCGACGCGTGGGCGCTGGCCGACGTGCTCGCATCCGGGGTCAGCGTCGGCGCGCCGCCGGACAACTTCACCCCGCGGGGCCAGGACTGGGGACTGCCGCCGTGGCGTCCCGACCGGCTGGCAGCGACCGGGTACGCGGCCCTGCGTGACATGCTGCGTGCCGTGCTCGCGCACGCCGACGGGCTGCGGATCGACCACGTCGCGGGCCTGTGGCGACTGTGGTGGATTCCACCGGGCGACAGTCCCGATCGAGGCACGTACGTGCACTACGACGCCGACACCATGCTTGCGGTCCTGGCGCTGGAAGCGCACCGCGCCGGCGCCACCGTCGTCGGCGAGGACCTCGGCACCGTCGAACCCGAAGTCACCGAGGCGTTGGCCGACAACGAGATGCTCGGCTGCGCGGTGGCCTGGTTCACCCGTGACGAGTCCGCGCCCGGCGAACCGCTTCTGCCGCCTGCGAAGTGGCCGTCGAGAGCGGCGGCCAGCCTCTCCACCCACGACCTACCCACTGCGGCAGGCTTTCTGCGCGGAGAGCATGTGCGAGCGCGTGCCGACCTCGGGATCCTCGACGACGTTCCTGCCGAGCAGGCCAACGCCGACAAGGAGCGCGCGGAGTGGTTGGCGCTGTTGCGTTCCGAGGGGCTGCTGCCGGAGTCCGATGGCGGGGCGGAATCGGACGAGCGGGCGATCATCGCCGCGATGCACCGGCTGCTGGCGTCGGCCCCCAGCCGACTCAAGCTGGTCTCGCCCTATGACGTGCTGGCCGAGACCCGGCAGCCGAATCTGCCCGGGACGATCGACGAATACCCGAACTGGCGACTGCCCTTGCCCGTGACACTGGAAGAACTGAAGGCCGATCCGCGCGTCGCCGACATCACCGCGGCGTTCAGGTGA
- the hadA gene encoding (3R)-hydroxyacyl-ACP dehydratase subunit HadA produces MALSPDIVGMTYVYPDYYEVGREKVREYAVAVKNEDAAYFDDGAANALGHDAILAPLTFVSILGLKAQMAFFEHHNIPITEEKLVQAEQGLTMLRPIKAGDKLYCHIRLESLRRAFGADVLTIRSRITNQHGEIVQEDYTTMAGRTDDSD; encoded by the coding sequence GTGGCCCTCTCGCCTGACATCGTCGGTATGACCTACGTCTACCCCGACTATTACGAGGTGGGCCGGGAGAAGGTTCGCGAATACGCCGTGGCTGTGAAGAACGAGGACGCCGCGTATTTCGACGACGGCGCCGCCAACGCACTGGGGCACGACGCAATCCTTGCGCCCCTGACCTTTGTCTCGATCCTCGGGCTCAAGGCCCAGATGGCGTTCTTCGAACACCACAACATCCCGATCACGGAGGAGAAGCTGGTTCAGGCCGAGCAGGGTCTGACGATGCTGCGGCCCATCAAGGCCGGCGACAAGCTCTACTGCCACATCCGTCTGGAGTCGCTTCGGCGAGCGTTCGGGGCCGACGTCCTCACGATCAGAAGCCGCATCACGAACCAGCACGGCGAGATCGTCCAGGAGGACTACACCACGATGGCCGGGCGCACGGACGACTCCGACTAG
- a CDS encoding TetR/AcrR family transcriptional regulator produces the protein MQTAAVQSPSAADTRQRLIDVAVDLFTRHSFAGTSLQMIADEMGFTKAAIYYHFRTREELLAAVVEPIFEQLSVVIAAAEAQRSSSARAGHMLRGYAELAVANRALVSVLACDPSVIMLLREQPNWAQLITRQLALLAGDEQEPGGLIRATVALAGISSAVGPAWIAVDDDDLLRHLVETGRRTLGLRRKGTRS, from the coding sequence ATGCAGACAGCCGCAGTGCAGTCGCCGAGCGCTGCCGACACCCGGCAGCGGCTGATCGACGTTGCCGTCGACCTGTTCACAAGGCACAGCTTCGCGGGCACCTCGTTGCAGATGATCGCCGACGAGATGGGCTTCACGAAGGCCGCGATCTACTACCATTTCCGGACCCGCGAAGAGCTGCTCGCCGCCGTCGTCGAACCGATATTCGAGCAGCTCAGTGTGGTCATCGCCGCCGCGGAGGCGCAGCGAAGCTCATCCGCGAGAGCCGGCCACATGCTGCGCGGCTACGCCGAACTCGCCGTCGCAAACCGTGCGCTGGTGTCGGTGCTGGCCTGCGATCCGAGCGTCATCATGCTGCTTCGCGAGCAGCCGAACTGGGCGCAGCTGATCACGCGGCAGCTGGCCCTGCTCGCCGGTGATGAGCAGGAACCGGGTGGACTGATCAGGGCCACCGTCGCGCTGGCCGGAATCTCGAGCGCCGTCGGACCCGCATGGATCGCCGTCGACGACGACGATTTGCTGCGGCACCTCGTGGAGACAGGACGGCGCACGCTCGGGCTGCGCAGGAAGGGAACTCGTTCATGA
- a CDS encoding SDR family NAD(P)-dependent oxidoreductase, which translates to MKTAVVTGGASGIGRAIAQRLEADGHHVATIDLQSSGSDFAYTADVTDREQVDAALDAIRTQLGPASILVNAAGLDGFSRFADISFESWQRVLDVNLNGVFHCCQAVLPDMVEAGWGRIVNISSSSTHSGVAGMAHYVAAKSAVNGLTKSLALEYGPSGVTVNAVPPGFIDTPMLRSAEERGFTNVEKAIAMTPVRRMGRPEDIAAACAFLVSDEAGYITGQILGVNGGRNT; encoded by the coding sequence ATGAAGACAGCTGTTGTCACCGGCGGAGCGTCGGGCATCGGTCGTGCTATTGCCCAGCGGCTTGAAGCCGACGGCCACCACGTCGCCACCATCGATCTGCAGTCGTCGGGGTCTGACTTCGCCTACACCGCCGACGTCACCGACCGCGAGCAGGTCGACGCCGCGCTCGACGCGATCCGCACCCAGCTCGGTCCGGCGTCCATCCTGGTGAATGCGGCTGGCCTGGATGGGTTCTCACGCTTCGCCGACATCTCGTTCGAGAGCTGGCAGCGAGTGCTCGACGTCAACCTCAACGGTGTGTTCCACTGCTGTCAGGCCGTCTTGCCCGACATGGTCGAGGCCGGCTGGGGCCGAATCGTGAACATCAGCTCGTCGAGCACACACTCCGGTGTCGCGGGCATGGCGCATTACGTTGCAGCCAAATCCGCCGTCAACGGCCTGACGAAATCCTTGGCACTCGAGTACGGACCCAGCGGCGTCACCGTGAACGCGGTGCCGCCGGGGTTCATCGACACCCCGATGCTGCGCAGCGCCGAGGAGCGCGGCTTCACCAATGTCGAGAAGGCGATCGCGATGACACCGGTCCGCCGGATGGGCAGGCCCGAAGACATCGCCGCGGCGTGTGCGTTCCTGGTCTCCGATGAGGCCGGCTACATCACCGGGCAGATCCTCGGAGTGAACGGCGGGCGGAATACGTGA
- a CDS encoding SRPBCC family protein, translating to MLTVTRRIDAPAEAVWKLLVDTDAWPQWGPTVAGGEIDGDALTLGATGRVITPVGIPLPFTITEFDPGRRWAWAVAGVPATSHAVEPDGDGCRASMSAPWWAPIYLPVLAIALARIEKMVR from the coding sequence ATGCTCACCGTCACCAGACGCATCGACGCCCCCGCAGAAGCCGTGTGGAAGCTGCTCGTCGACACCGACGCCTGGCCGCAGTGGGGACCGACCGTCGCCGGCGGCGAGATCGACGGCGATGCGCTGACCCTTGGCGCGACGGGCCGGGTGATCACGCCGGTCGGCATCCCGTTGCCGTTCACGATCACCGAATTCGATCCAGGCCGTCGGTGGGCGTGGGCGGTGGCCGGAGTGCCTGCCACCTCGCACGCCGTCGAACCCGACGGCGACGGTTGCCGCGCGAGCATGTCGGCACCGTGGTGGGCGCCTATCTACCTGCCGGTGTTGGCCATTGCGCTCGCGCGGATCGAGAAGATGGTCCGCTAG